CATGGGCGGCATGCCTGTCAATGAAGTGCCCTGGTGGCGCTGGCGCAGCAACGTGCGCTCGGCGCTGCACATGCTCTCCGACCCGGCCTTCCAGCAGGAGTGCTGGCTGGCGGGGCGCGCCGGATACGGCGATGTGACCGACGCGGTCTACCGCCTCGTCGAGGACACCTGGCTGGACAACTGGTCGGCGGAGAAATACGTCGGCACGATCTTCAGGGACGCGGAGGAAGCCGCGCTCGTGGACGCCGCCGTGCTGCGGGTGCTGCGGATCATGCACCAGGTGGGCGCGGACGCCCCGGTCGCCTCGTACATGGAGCACCAGGCGTGGCCGGATGCCGTGCAGGCGGCCCGGGAGGCGCACGTACGGCTGGCCGTGAGCGACGGTGAGGACCCGGAGGAGCCGCCGCGCTCCCTGGACGTGCTGGCCATCATGCTGCGGACGGTGTGAGGGGCGTGCTGCGGACGGTGTGACGGGGCACCGGCCGCGATGTGCCAGTCTTGAGGCCATGAGCCAGTCACACCCCGCACCCAGCGCTGCCCCGGTCACGGACACGGAGCAGTCGGGGCAGTTCGTCCTCACCCTCTCGTGCCCGGACAATCAGGGCATTGTGCACGCCGTTTCCAGCTACCTGTTCATGACCGGCTGCAACA
This sequence is a window from Streptomyces sp. NBC_01775. Protein-coding genes within it:
- a CDS encoding SCO4402 family protein — its product is MQQASANPSRRGRRSTTMGGMPVNEVPWWRWRSNVRSALHMLSDPAFQQECWLAGRAGYGDVTDAVYRLVEDTWLDNWSAEKYVGTIFRDAEEAALVDAAVLRVLRIMHQVGADAPVASYMEHQAWPDAVQAAREAHVRLAVSDGEDPEEPPRSLDVLAIMLRTV